A window from Theobroma cacao cultivar B97-61/B2 chromosome 3, Criollo_cocoa_genome_V2, whole genome shotgun sequence encodes these proteins:
- the LOC18606747 gene encoding protein NLP6: protein MCEPEEDNACPSPPKQQQQLQGIMDLDDLDLESSWPLDQPTFLSNPTSPLIISSSSEQPCSPLWAFSDEDKVGSAAGYNLFLTCTPKPVNENPKEDNDKRGIPSPFLGLLPLENPDSYCVIKERMTQALRYFKDSTEQHVLAQVWAPIKSGGRYVLTTSGQPFVLDPHSNGLHQYRMVSLMYMFSVDGESDGQLGLPGRVFRQKLPEWTPNVQYYSSKEYSRLDHALHYNVRGTLALPVFEPSGQSCVGVLELIMTSQKINYAPEVDKVCKALEAVNLKSSDILDPPSTQICNENRQNALAKILEILTVVCETYKLPLAQTWVPCRHRSVLAYGGGLKKSCTSFDGSCMGQVCMSTTDVAFYVVDAHMWGFREACLEHHLQKGQGVAGRAFLSRNSCFCTDITQFCKTEYPLVHYARMFRLTSCFAICLRSTYTGDDDYVLEFFLPPAIADSNEQQTLLGSILATMKQHFQSLKVASGAELEEDEGSIEIIEASSDERLDSRLESIPIPPSVKSPPGPNTSPNRGELQLDSSKRQLIVTFDPATDGGNVVASGSQNPVCLPQNKDVKKSERKRGKTEKSISLEVLQQYFAGSLKDAAKSLGVCPTTMKRICRQHGISRWPSRKINKVNRSLTKLKHVIESVQGADGAFGLTSIATSPLPVAVGSISWPTSLNGSNQQNSPNSKPSDPQGEKYDLPTCRTPVSNGQALVEDQLLGGMTLSQEELFLQQNGLSPDLNKGANRSKTGSGSREESAGTPTSHGSCQGSPAIESAATKDPLSSIQEQCFKARGSPELAFQPIGELNIPATFSMPEALVATEPQEPFGGMLVEDAGSSKDLRNLCPSAADVGIDERFPESSWTPPPCTDLALKQAMATFTQTTPHATARQEMRSVTIKATYREDIIRFRISLSSGIVELKEEVAKRLKLEVGTFDIKYLDDDSEMVLIACDADLQECLDVSRSSGSNIIRLSVHDAMANLGSSCESTGEL from the exons GTACTCCCAAGCCAGTAAATGAAAACCCAAAGGAGGACAATGATAAGAGAGGGATACCTTCTCCATTTTTGGGACTGCTGCCCCTTGAGAACCCAGATAGTTATTGTGTGATTAAAGAGAGGATGACTCAGGCACTGCGCTACTTCAAAGATTCAACTGAACAACATGTTCTAGCTCAGGTTTGGGCACCTATAAAGAGTGGGGGTCGGTATGTGCTTACTACTTCAGGGCAACCCTTTGTCCTTGATCCGCATAGCAATGGACTGCATCAGTATAGGATGGTTTCTTTGATGTACATGTTTTCTGTGGATGGAGAGAGTGATGGACAGCTTGGGCTTCCGGGCCGTGTTTTCCGTCAAAAATTGCCAGAATGGACTCCAAATGTACAGTATTATTCCAGCAAAGAGTATTCTCGGCTTGATCATGCTTTGCATTACAATGTCCGGGGAACCTTGGCATTGCCAGTCTTTGAACCTTCTGGACAGTCGTGTGTTGGTGTACTTGAGCTCATAATGACTTCACAGAAGATTAACTATGCACCTGAGGTTGATAAAGTATGCAAAGCACTTGAG GCAGTGAATCTAAAAAGTTCAGATATATTGGATCCTCCAAGCACCCAG ATTTGCAATGAAAATCGCCAAAATGCGCTGGCTAAAATTTTGGAGATTTTAACAGTGGTCTGTGAAACTTACAAACTACCTTTGGCTCAGACGTGGGTCCCTTGCAGGCATCGCAGCGTTCTGGCTTATGGTGGTGGTCTGAAAAAAAGCTGTACAAGCTTTGATGGTAGTTGCATGGGACAAGTCTGCATGTCAACAACTGATGTGGCATTCTATGTTGTTGATGCTCACATGTGGGGTTTTCGGGAGGCTTGTCTTGAACATCACCTACAAAAGGGTCAGGGGGTTGCTGGGAGGGCATTTTTATCGCGCAACTCATGCTTTTGCACAGACATTACCCAATTCTGCAAAACTGAGTACCCCCTAGTACATTATGCACGCATGTTTAGATTAACCAGCTGTTTTGCAATCTGCTTACGGAGTACTTATACTGGAGATGATGATTATGTTCTAGAATTTTTTCTGCCTCCTGCTATTGCTGACAGCAATGAACAACAGACTTTGTTGGGGTCCATACTGGCAACAATGAAGCAGCATTTCCAAAGTCTTAAGGTTGCTTCTGGAGCCGAACTTGAAGAGGATGAAGGATCTATCGAAATTATTGAAGCTTCTTCAGATGAAAGGCTTGATTCAAGACTTGAATCTATTCCAATTCCTCCATCTGTTAAGTCACCACCTGGGCCTAACACCTCACCAAACAGAGGAGAACTGCAATTAGATTCATCAAAACGGCAATTAATTGTGACTTTTGACCCTGCAACTGATGGAGGCAATGTTGTTGCTAGTGGAAGCCAAAATCCTGTTTGTCTTCCACAGAATAAAGACGTAAAAAAATCAGAGAGAAAACGTGGGAAAACTGAGAAATCAATTAGTCTGGAGGTGCTCCAACAGTATTTTGCAGGGAGTCTCAAAGATGCTGCAAAGAGCCTTGGTG TTTGTCCTACAACAATGAAGCGCATCTGCAGGCAGCATGGGATCTCCCGGTGGCCATCTCGTAAGATCAACAAAGTCAACCGTTCCCTCACTAAGCTAAAACATGTTATAGAATCTGTCCAAGGCGCTGACGGAGCATTTGGTTTAACTTCAATTGCTACGAGTCCACTCCCAGTCGCTGTTGGCTCCATTTCATGGCCAACCAGTTTGAATGGGTCCAATCAACAGAACTCACCAAACTCCAAACCTTCTGATCCtcaaggtgaaaaatatgatttgCCCACATGTAGGACACCAGTAAGTAATGGACAAGCTTTGGTGGAAGATCAGTTGCTGGGAGGGATGACATTGAGCCAAGAAGAACTTTTCCTTCAGCAGAATGGGCTTTCACCGGACTTAAATAAAGGGGCAAACAGATCCAAAACCGGGAGTGGTTCAAGAGAAGAGAGTGCTGGGACGCCTACTTCTCATGGTTCATGCCAAGGTAGCCCTGCAATTGAAAGTGCTGCTACTAAGGATCCACTTAGTTCCATCCAAGAGCAATGCTTTAAAGCACGAGGCTCTCCTGAATTGGCCTTTCAACCTATAGGCGAACTGAATATACCAGCCACGTTCTCAATGCCCGAAGCCCTTGTGGCAACAGAGCCTCAAGAGCCATTTGGAGGTATGCTAGTGGAGGATGCTGGAAGTTCTAAAGACTTGAGAAACCTATGTCCTTCAGCGGCAGATGTTGGTATTGATGAGAGGTTTCCAGAATCTAGTTGGACACCACCTCCGTGTACTGATCTGGCTCTCAAGCAAGCCATGGCTACTTTTACTCAGACAACTCCCCATGCAACAGCTAGGCAGGAAATGAGGAGCGTGACCATTAAGGCTACTTACAGAGAAGATATAATTAGATTTCGGATCTCCTTAAGTTCGGGTATAGTGGAACTGAAAGAGGAAGTGGCCAAGAGGCTGAAGCTGGAGGTGGGTACTTTTGATATCAAGTATTTGGATGACGATAGTGAAATGGTATTGATAGCCTGCGATGCTGACCTTCAGGAGTGTCTAGATGTTTCAAGATCATCAGGTAGCAATATCATTAGGTTGTCTGTTCATGACGCGATGGCCAATCTAGGAAGTTCCTGTGAGAGCACTGGAGAGTTATGA